A genome region from Thermoanaerobacterium xylanolyticum LX-11 includes the following:
- a CDS encoding glycoside hydrolase family 43 protein produces MKFKNPIIPGFHPDPSICRVGEDYYLVTSSFEYFPGVPIFHSKDLVHWRQIGYCLTRRSQLELEYAKNSMGIWAPTLRYYNGRFYMITTNVSHGGHFYVYTDDIYGEWSDPIWIEGDGHDPDIFFDDDGKVYILRHNGYKGITMWEMDIETGYLKGEPKYIWQGWEDKQCEAPHIYKINGKYYLITAEGGTWKGHMVTIARSDKIDGPYEGCHYNPILTHRHLVGHPVQSTGHGDLVQAHDGSWWMVFLATRPVNYQYHHLGRETFLAPVTWKDDGWPIVNDGKPIEINMEVETSLPVYIVEPENSKDDFNSDKLHLCWNFRRNPSDEYWSLKERPGFLAIRGDRYTLDDVEFKSFIGRRQEHFNCSVKALMVFLSNVEGDEAGLTIFANEEHHYEIGIIVLNGIRKIIVRKRIGDVKIIEYCEPIEKGDVILNINATRTDYHIGYSIDGVNYKVVAKAMTRYISEEVADSYTGTYIAMYSTGNGKMASCPVYFDWFEYVEKEE; encoded by the coding sequence ATGAAATTTAAAAATCCAATTATTCCAGGTTTTCATCCTGACCCTAGTATTTGTAGAGTAGGAGAAGATTATTATCTTGTTACAAGTTCCTTTGAGTATTTTCCTGGAGTTCCTATATTTCATAGTAAGGATTTGGTTCATTGGAGACAAATAGGTTATTGCCTTACGAGACGCAGCCAATTGGAACTTGAATATGCTAAAAATTCAATGGGAATATGGGCTCCTACTCTAAGATATTATAATGGAAGGTTTTATATGATTACTACGAATGTAAGTCATGGAGGGCATTTTTACGTTTATACAGATGATATATATGGGGAATGGTCTGATCCCATATGGATTGAAGGTGATGGTCATGATCCTGATATCTTTTTTGACGATGATGGAAAAGTATATATTTTGAGGCATAACGGGTACAAGGGGATAACTATGTGGGAAATGGATATTGAGACAGGATATTTGAAAGGAGAGCCTAAATATATATGGCAAGGATGGGAAGATAAGCAATGTGAAGCGCCGCACATTTATAAAATAAATGGGAAATATTATTTGATTACTGCTGAAGGTGGAACATGGAAAGGACACATGGTGACAATAGCGCGGAGTGACAAAATAGATGGTCCATATGAGGGATGTCATTATAATCCTATACTTACACATCGCCACTTAGTAGGACATCCTGTTCAATCAACAGGGCATGGAGATTTGGTACAAGCTCATGATGGCTCATGGTGGATGGTTTTCCTTGCCACAAGACCTGTAAATTATCAATATCACCATCTTGGTAGGGAAACGTTTTTAGCCCCCGTAACTTGGAAAGATGATGGATGGCCTATAGTAAATGATGGCAAACCAATAGAAATTAATATGGAAGTTGAGACAAGTTTACCTGTTTATATAGTTGAGCCAGAAAATTCAAAAGATGATTTTAATAGTGATAAATTGCATCTTTGTTGGAATTTTAGAAGGAATCCTTCGGATGAATATTGGTCTCTTAAAGAAAGACCAGGATTTTTAGCAATACGAGGAGATAGATATACACTTGATGATGTTGAATTTAAATCATTTATAGGCAGAAGGCAAGAACATTTCAATTGTTCTGTAAAAGCATTAATGGTTTTTCTATCAAATGTAGAAGGAGATGAAGCAGGGCTTACTATTTTTGCAAATGAAGAACATCATTATGAAATTGGAATTATAGTTTTAAATGGGATAAGAAAGATAATTGTAAGAAAGAGAATTGGTGATGTAAAGATTATTGAATATTGTGAGCCAATCGAAAAAGGAGATGTAATTTTAAATATTAATGCTACCAGAACAGATTATCATATAGGTTATAGTATTGATGGCGTAAATTATAAAGTTGTTGCTAAAGCAATGACCCGCTATATATCTGAAGAAGTTGCAGATAGCTATACAGGGACATATATTGCCATGTATTCAACGGGAAATGGTAAAATGGCCTCATGTCCGGTATATTTTGACTGGTTTGAATATGTGGAAAAAGAAGAATAA
- a CDS encoding SPFH domain-containing protein codes for MFILLIILLLLIFIAAVASIKVVQTGYVYVIERLGQFYKVLEPGWHFVIPFVDYVRAKVSTKQQILDIEPQNVITKDNVKISVDNVIFYKVMSAKDAIYNIENYRSGIVYSTITNMRNIIGDMTLDEVLSGRDKINAVLLKVIDQLTDAYGIKILSVEIKDITPPDEIRQAMEKQMKAERDKRATILQAEGEKQSAIAVAEGQKQAKILQAEAEKEANIRKAEGLRQSQILEAEGKAKAIEAIAEAQAKAIELVNKAILESGTNETVIALKQIEALQEMAKNPANKLIIPDKLVGTLGSITAVADLIKNQ; via the coding sequence GTGTTTATTTTGCTTATAATATTGCTTCTTCTCATATTTATCGCTGCTGTAGCATCCATAAAAGTCGTTCAAACAGGTTATGTTTACGTCATTGAGAGATTGGGACAGTTTTACAAAGTGTTGGAGCCAGGATGGCATTTTGTGATACCATTTGTGGACTATGTGCGGGCGAAAGTATCTACAAAGCAGCAGATATTGGACATTGAGCCGCAAAACGTCATTACAAAAGATAATGTGAAAATATCCGTTGACAATGTCATATTTTATAAGGTCATGAGTGCAAAAGACGCCATATACAACATAGAAAACTATAGATCAGGTATAGTTTATTCTACTATTACAAACATGAGAAACATCATTGGCGATATGACGCTTGACGAAGTTTTGTCAGGCAGGGACAAGATAAATGCAGTGCTTCTTAAAGTGATTGATCAGCTTACAGACGCATACGGTATAAAGATACTGTCTGTAGAGATAAAGGATATTACTCCTCCAGATGAAATAAGGCAAGCGATGGAGAAGCAGATGAAGGCTGAAAGAGATAAGCGTGCTACAATACTTCAGGCAGAAGGTGAGAAACAAAGTGCCATAGCTGTCGCTGAAGGTCAAAAGCAGGCAAAAATTTTGCAGGCAGAGGCTGAGAAGGAAGCAAATATAAGAAAGGCTGAAGGCTTAAGGCAGTCGCAGATATTAGAGGCGGAAGGCAAGGCAAAAGCCATTGAGGCAATTGCTGAAGCGCAGGCAAAAGCCATTGAATTGGTAAATAAGGCCATATTAGAATCAGGCACAAATGAGACTGTCATAGCATTGAAGCAAATTGAAGCACTGCAGGAGATGGCAAAGAATCCTGCCAATAAGCTTATTATTCCTGATAAATTGGTTGGAACATTAGGAAGTATAACGGCAGTTGCAGATCTCATTAAGAATCAATAG
- the galT gene encoding galactose-1-phosphate uridylyltransferase gives MSEIRYDVVTGKMAVISTERGKRPHDFKKADVIKNNGVCPFCPGNENMTPPTLVEFRGEDGMWTLRGFSNKFAAFKKDMDVAKHEGELYKVDDGYGVAEIIVESQHHDMTLGQMEVEGIENIMKALILRYEDIVKDEKIKYVQMFKNFGANGGASLEHGHWQIMAVTFIPEVLERELKGVERHEAETGRCPYCHIIDEEMKENARIVAENDKFVVICPYASQFAYESWILPKKHAKAFNEMDSDDVRSLSYILKSLIKKYEDLFDNPPYNIVIHTVPHHDRRDFHWHVEILPRLTTFAGFELATGAYINPTPPEEAASILRLD, from the coding sequence ATGTCGGAGATTAGATATGATGTCGTTACAGGCAAGATGGCAGTTATTTCCACTGAAAGAGGTAAAAGGCCACATGATTTTAAGAAAGCAGATGTCATAAAGAATAATGGAGTATGTCCATTTTGCCCTGGAAATGAAAACATGACACCACCTACGCTTGTGGAGTTTCGAGGTGAAGATGGCATGTGGACATTAAGAGGATTTAGCAACAAGTTTGCAGCATTTAAAAAAGATATGGATGTGGCTAAGCATGAAGGCGAATTGTACAAGGTGGATGATGGGTACGGTGTGGCAGAGATTATTGTTGAAAGCCAGCATCATGATATGACCTTGGGGCAGATGGAAGTAGAAGGTATTGAGAACATCATGAAGGCACTCATCTTAAGATACGAGGATATTGTGAAAGATGAGAAGATTAAGTACGTTCAGATGTTTAAAAACTTTGGTGCAAACGGTGGTGCTTCCTTAGAACATGGGCATTGGCAGATTATGGCTGTAACATTTATACCTGAGGTTTTGGAGAGAGAGCTAAAAGGTGTTGAAAGGCATGAAGCAGAAACCGGAAGATGTCCTTACTGCCACATCATTGATGAGGAAATGAAAGAAAATGCAAGAATCGTTGCTGAGAATGATAAGTTTGTGGTTATATGTCCTTATGCATCGCAATTTGCGTATGAATCGTGGATACTGCCTAAAAAACACGCTAAAGCTTTTAATGAAATGGATAGCGATGACGTAAGAAGTCTTTCGTACATTCTTAAATCGCTGATAAAGAAGTATGAGGATCTTTTTGATAATCCGCCGTACAATATAGTCATTCATACAGTGCCACATCATGATAGACGGGATTTTCATTGGCATGTAGAGATATTGCCAAGGCTTACCACATTTGCGGGATTTGAGCTTGCAACAGGAGCGTATATAAATCCTACACCGCCAGAAGAAGCAGCTTCAATCTTAAGGTTAGATTAA
- a CDS encoding thioredoxin family protein: MDNNNLFELTIKNFRNLIANSDKPLFIHFKSPWNKSCFEVTTIMRKLTQEYRDKVVFGEVNCDIEAEIAAWMRIINMSTVIFFINGEQVARLVGLREKTEYTFMLESSLIGDKNRDCISERFRDTFSDTWVSTDRLGRNISTFNDVGGIRKDKYIAMFYFINYGSEGLCGPYDVTKIMEKNPCAIDSDESPPWGPYWHPHHWGEPLFGYYLNQDEYVIRKHSQMLSDAGVDVIIFDVSNFQPGNPPQAYFKDTFIKIMDIFTAIRNEGKRTPCVAFLFNFWAGPYGVYEIYKDVYSKGLYKDLWFIWDGKPLILYDKEKIGEDRKEILDFFTFRRPMPDYFYGPLAPDQWSWLEVYPQHGFYSSREPEKIEEVSVSVAQNAVPDGRGGWTLGCMSERDKNGRFVAHGRSFHNGRYPERFTPEYGYNFAEQWKRALELDPKIIFVTGWNEWIAGRMPGFLHYSAPNVFVDQFDHEFSRDIEPMKGGYVDNYYCQFVNYARKFKGARPIPTAGLPKTIVIDGNFDEWIDVQPEYRDDIGDALSRNYPGFGSAGPYIDDTGRNDFELMKVSRDDNYIYFYVKTVKDITPWTDSDWMMLLLKTDPQKPNWEGVNFIVNRRVMGPETTVLEVSKGGWDWEIAEDEIHYWILG, encoded by the coding sequence ATGGACAATAATAATCTTTTTGAATTGACGATTAAAAATTTCAGAAATTTGATAGCGAACTCTGATAAACCATTGTTTATACATTTTAAAAGCCCATGGAACAAGTCGTGTTTTGAAGTTACGACCATCATGCGGAAATTAACTCAGGAATATAGAGATAAAGTTGTATTTGGAGAAGTTAATTGCGATATTGAAGCTGAAATAGCTGCTTGGATGCGAATAATAAATATGTCCACTGTAATTTTTTTTATAAATGGCGAACAAGTGGCAAGATTAGTGGGATTAAGAGAGAAAACCGAATATACTTTCATGCTTGAATCCAGTCTTATTGGCGATAAAAACAGGGATTGCATCAGCGAAAGATTCCGTGATACCTTCAGTGACACATGGGTGAGTACAGACAGGCTCGGTAGGAATATATCAACCTTCAATGACGTAGGCGGGATTCGAAAAGATAAGTATATTGCCATGTTTTATTTTATAAATTATGGAAGCGAAGGATTATGTGGCCCGTATGATGTAACAAAGATCATGGAAAAAAATCCATGCGCAATTGATAGCGATGAAAGTCCACCATGGGGCCCATATTGGCATCCTCATCACTGGGGTGAACCATTATTTGGATACTATCTCAACCAGGATGAATATGTAATTCGCAAACATTCTCAAATGCTCAGCGATGCAGGAGTAGATGTTATTATTTTTGATGTAAGTAATTTCCAGCCTGGCAATCCTCCACAGGCTTATTTCAAGGATACATTCATAAAGATTATGGATATCTTCACTGCAATAAGAAATGAAGGTAAACGTACGCCATGTGTGGCATTTCTGTTTAATTTCTGGGCAGGACCATATGGAGTTTATGAAATTTATAAAGATGTTTATTCTAAAGGACTTTATAAGGATCTATGGTTTATATGGGACGGTAAACCATTGATTTTGTATGATAAAGAGAAAATTGGCGAAGATAGAAAGGAAATACTGGATTTCTTTACTTTTCGCAGACCTATGCCGGATTATTTTTACGGACCGCTAGCCCCCGATCAATGGTCGTGGCTTGAAGTTTATCCGCAACATGGTTTTTATAGTTCCAGGGAACCTGAAAAAATAGAAGAGGTATCCGTGAGTGTTGCCCAGAATGCGGTCCCTGATGGTAGGGGCGGATGGACATTAGGATGCATGAGTGAACGTGATAAAAATGGCAGATTTGTAGCTCACGGGAGGAGTTTTCATAATGGTAGATACCCTGAGAGGTTCACACCGGAATATGGTTATAATTTTGCTGAACAGTGGAAAAGGGCATTGGAATTAGACCCGAAGATTATATTTGTAACGGGCTGGAATGAATGGATTGCAGGAAGAATGCCTGGATTTCTTCATTATTCTGCCCCAAATGTTTTTGTGGATCAATTCGATCATGAATTTAGCAGAGATATTGAACCAATGAAAGGCGGGTATGTGGACAATTATTACTGTCAGTTTGTAAATTATGCAAGAAAGTTCAAAGGCGCAAGACCAATACCTACAGCCGGCTTGCCCAAAACGATCGTTATTGATGGGAATTTTGATGAATGGATTGATGTGCAGCCTGAGTACAGAGACGATATTGGCGATGCATTATCAAGGAACTACCCAGGGTTTGGATCGGCAGGTCCTTATATAGATGATACCGGCAGAAATGATTTTGAGCTGATGAAGGTATCCAGAGACGATAACTATATATATTTTTATGTCAAAACAGTAAAAGATATTACTCCATGGACAGATTCCGACTGGATGATGCTACTTTTGAAAACTGACCCTCAAAAGCCTAACTGGGAAGGTGTTAATTTTATTGTAAATAGAAGAGTTATGGGACCAGAAACGACTGTTCTTGAGGTCAGCAAAGGAGGTTGGGATTGGGAAATTGCAGAGGATGAAATCCATTATTGGATATTAGGATGA
- a CDS encoding carbohydrate ABC transporter permease, with amino-acid sequence MKKRTKIKKIVIFSVLAVLSFIFIYPVLNMILKSLMTTQEVRMLPPRFLPEKPQWINYVVALSYPGYYKGIPYILVYLKNTLIVVFGVTIGGTFSALMCAFGFSKIKFPGRDIIFFGVLATMMLPYAVMMIPLYAIFHKIGWTNSLYPLWVPAWFGGGAVSIFFLRQFMKTFPDEIIESAKIDGASYWTIFLKIIIPYTKPMIIVLIMNYFFSSWNDLMGPLIYTDTQDKWTLALGVTNMGQGALGTIQGLNYVMAACTMMTLIPFLIFLFGQKYFIENITFTGIKG; translated from the coding sequence ATGAAAAAGAGGACTAAAATAAAAAAGATTGTTATATTTTCAGTTCTTGCTGTTCTCTCTTTTATATTTATTTATCCAGTATTAAATATGATACTGAAAAGTCTTATGACAACACAGGAAGTTAGAATGCTTCCCCCCAGGTTTTTACCTGAAAAACCACAATGGATAAATTATGTAGTGGCACTTTCATATCCCGGTTATTATAAAGGGATACCATATATATTGGTTTATTTAAAAAACACATTAATTGTTGTGTTTGGTGTTACTATAGGTGGTACATTCAGTGCTTTGATGTGTGCATTTGGATTTTCGAAAATTAAATTTCCTGGAAGAGACATAATTTTTTTTGGAGTCCTTGCAACAATGATGTTACCATATGCTGTTATGATGATTCCGCTATACGCAATTTTTCACAAAATTGGTTGGACTAATTCATTGTATCCTTTGTGGGTACCAGCATGGTTTGGCGGGGGAGCTGTTTCTATATTCTTCTTAAGGCAATTTATGAAAACTTTTCCTGATGAAATTATAGAAAGTGCAAAAATTGACGGAGCCAGCTATTGGACAATATTTCTAAAAATAATTATACCTTATACTAAACCAATGATAATAGTATTAATTATGAATTACTTTTTTAGTTCATGGAATGACCTTATGGGTCCATTGATTTATACTGATACGCAGGATAAATGGACACTCGCCCTTGGTGTTACTAATATGGGACAAGGTGCGTTAGGGACAATTCAGGGATTGAATTATGTAATGGCTGCATGTACAATGATGACTTTGATACCTTTTTTGATATTCTTATTTGGTCAAAAATATTTTATTGAAAATATAACTTTTACAGGAATTAAAGGATAA
- a CDS encoding flavin reductase family protein, with translation MTIKEVPYDMYLKEVNQKLTSRGIFLTTKENKLNTMIIGWGGITYFWGKPIFLVAVRKSRFTYNQIEKSGEFTVSIPLNEDLNKAIAFCGTKSGRDFDKFKECNLTPIPAQKIETPIIGECSLHYECKVVYKQDMIKENLDAGIDKRWYPDYHTFYFGEIVASYIKE, from the coding sequence ATGACTATTAAAGAAGTGCCTTACGACATGTACTTAAAAGAGGTGAACCAAAAGCTTACATCAAGAGGCATATTTTTGACTACTAAAGAGAATAAGTTAAATACCATGATAATCGGATGGGGAGGAATAACTTATTTTTGGGGAAAACCTATATTCTTAGTTGCAGTTAGAAAGTCCCGCTTTACATACAATCAAATCGAAAAATCAGGCGAATTTACGGTCAGCATACCTTTAAATGAGGATTTAAATAAAGCTATTGCATTTTGCGGAACAAAATCAGGCAGGGATTTTGACAAGTTTAAGGAGTGCAATCTTACACCTATTCCAGCCCAAAAGATTGAGACACCTATAATAGGGGAGTGCTCATTGCACTACGAATGTAAAGTCGTCTACAAACAGGATATGATAAAAGAAAATCTGGATGCTGGTATTGATAAAAGATGGTATCCAGATTACCATACGTTTTACTTTGGCGAAATTGTTGCATCATACATAAAAGAATAG
- a CDS encoding NfeD family protein, with protein MTLWLAVMIVGVVIDLITSNFIFFNFSIGAFFAICADLLGANTPIQIFAFLAVGIVSLIFSFKYLRKKFKNIPKTYPYENQYIGMTIEIKDDIGKTGQVFFEGIYWTVQSDVPLKSGDNAVITGISGNKLIVKRLEE; from the coding sequence TTGACATTATGGTTGGCAGTAATGATAGTAGGAGTTGTAATTGACTTAATAACAAGCAACTTCATATTTTTCAATTTTTCCATCGGAGCTTTTTTTGCAATATGTGCAGATCTATTAGGAGCTAATACGCCGATTCAGATTTTTGCATTTCTCGCAGTAGGAATTGTTTCGCTTATTTTTTCATTTAAATACTTGAGAAAGAAATTCAAAAACATACCAAAGACTTATCCATATGAAAACCAGTATATAGGTATGACAATAGAGATAAAAGACGATATCGGCAAGACTGGTCAGGTGTTTTTTGAAGGCATATATTGGACTGTTCAGTCTGATGTGCCCCTAAAAAGCGGTGACAACGCGGTTATAACAGGTATATCTGGAAATAAATTAATTGTAAAGAGATTGGAGGAATAA
- a CDS encoding sodium:calcium antiporter codes for MALLTIMLLMSLTFILVSCAYFTNAVEWLGKKFNLNQGVIGSIFAAVGTAMPETIIPVIAIIFHNGQASEEIGIGAIVGAPFMLSTLGFFVTGASAIIYALFHKRSLKITPSLTGFQRDMSYFITMYSLAVITSIVNNYIDIKNIVSIAILVSYFVYVIRTFSSNDESINDVKNLYFSAHFHSKPAVNLILLQLILSLLGISYGAHIFIKYTEQVSAMAGIPPAILSLIITPIATELPEKLNSVLWIGQKKDTLALLNITGAMVFQSSVPVAIGMMFTEWHLTGLTMLTTMLSLISSYICLLYASNKKSLSPFVLMSGIIFYAIFLMALL; via the coding sequence TTGGCTTTGCTTACAATCATGCTTTTAATGAGCCTGACATTTATATTGGTTTCGTGTGCTTATTTTACAAATGCCGTAGAATGGTTAGGCAAAAAGTTCAACTTAAATCAAGGAGTAATCGGAAGCATCTTTGCCGCTGTAGGAACAGCAATGCCAGAGACGATTATACCTGTAATTGCAATCATATTTCACAATGGCCAAGCATCAGAAGAAATAGGTATTGGTGCGATAGTCGGTGCTCCTTTCATGCTGTCGACACTTGGCTTCTTTGTCACAGGTGCATCTGCAATAATATACGCTTTATTTCACAAGAGATCTTTAAAAATAACCCCTTCGCTGACTGGATTTCAAAGGGATATGTCGTATTTCATAACCATGTACTCTTTAGCCGTCATCACTTCCATAGTGAATAACTACATAGATATTAAAAACATTGTATCAATTGCTATACTTGTTTCATACTTCGTTTACGTCATTCGCACATTCTCATCTAATGATGAAAGCATAAATGATGTAAAAAATTTGTACTTCTCAGCCCATTTTCATTCAAAGCCTGCTGTAAATCTCATCCTTTTGCAGCTTATACTTTCCCTTTTGGGAATATCCTATGGCGCCCACATCTTTATAAAGTACACAGAACAAGTATCTGCGATGGCAGGGATTCCTCCCGCTATACTGTCATTAATCATAACGCCTATAGCAACTGAGCTCCCAGAAAAGCTTAACTCTGTCTTATGGATAGGGCAAAAAAAAGATACCCTTGCCCTTTTAAACATAACAGGTGCAATGGTATTTCAATCATCTGTGCCTGTAGCCATAGGCATGATGTTTACAGAATGGCATTTGACTGGACTTACTATGCTTACAACCATGTTATCGCTTATATCATCATACATATGCCTTTTATATGCATCCAACAAAAAAAGTTTAAGCCCATTTGTTTTGATGTCAGGCATCATTTTCTATGCAATCTTTTTAATGGCATTGCTTTGA
- a CDS encoding putative holin-like toxin, whose product MYGFNAAKQKSTQTDECLTNTYQTLSLMIMFGMLIIAILDFTRKK is encoded by the coding sequence ATATATGGTTTTAATGCAGCCAAACAAAAAAGCACTCAAACTGATGAGTGCCTAACGAATACATATCAAACGTTGTCTTTAATGATAATGTTTGGAATGTTAATTATAGCAATCCTCGATTTTACGAGGAAGAAATAA
- a CDS encoding carbohydrate ABC transporter permease yields the protein MSTPEFIGLKNYTDLFTDSRVIHSLKITILYAVVSTAMGLILSFFLALLLYQKIIGIKIFRSILYSPVIIPVVAASFVWKDLYNVDYGILNKVITSFGLKPFPFISSPKTALFSIIIFSLWGIGGPMLIWLAGFNNVPKSYYESADLDGASSLKKLLHITIPMVSPVIFYNLVMSIIANLQTFTQVFIMTDDGGPLDATNFLVLNIFRDGFRNFKMGYASAQAWVLFTIIFILTLIVFRTSRWVFYGDEEV from the coding sequence TTGTCTACTCCTGAGTTTATAGGCCTAAAAAATTACACAGATTTATTTACTGACAGTAGGGTGATCCATTCTCTGAAAATAACTATTTTATATGCCGTAGTTTCAACGGCTATGGGTTTAATTTTATCTTTTTTTCTAGCATTGCTTCTTTATCAAAAAATAATTGGAATAAAAATTTTTCGTTCAATTTTGTATTCACCTGTTATTATTCCTGTTGTAGCCGCTTCATTTGTATGGAAAGATCTTTACAATGTTGATTATGGCATACTTAATAAAGTTATTACTTCATTTGGATTGAAACCATTTCCTTTTATATCTTCGCCCAAAACAGCATTATTTTCTATAATTATTTTTTCTCTATGGGGTATAGGAGGTCCAATGCTTATATGGCTTGCGGGTTTTAATAATGTTCCTAAAAGTTATTATGAATCTGCAGATTTGGATGGTGCTTCATCTTTAAAAAAACTCCTGCATATAACTATTCCTATGGTTTCTCCGGTAATATTTTACAATTTAGTTATGAGTATTATAGCTAATTTACAAACTTTCACTCAAGTGTTTATTATGACAGATGATGGTGGACCTTTGGATGCTACAAATTTTCTTGTTTTAAACATCTTCAGGGATGGATTCAGGAATTTCAAAATGGGATATGCTTCAGCACAAGCATGGGTTTTGTTCACGATAATATTTATATTGACTCTAATTGTTTTCAGGACTAGCAGGTGGGTATTTTATGGTGATGAGGAGGTATAA
- a CDS encoding ABC transporter substrate-binding protein — protein MSKLLRINLMVLIVTLLLSFTLTGCSNSTKNSVKSNDQRITLRFATLDDPGMKKEVEAFAKGFEAKHPNVTIQYEPYSGNYEQKIILQASAGTLADVCWIPDVDVGMFASKHIILDLDSYFKKFGVSKDDFFPAMLETGQYKGKQYMIPRDYNHVVTFYNKELFTEAGVPFPKNGWTWQEFLDTAKKLVKKQGNKIVQYGCQAQLNWQAAAIPMIMGLGGTITKPYPGGNSADFDTPGTINALKTFKSLVDEGIFTNDYVNGEPDFLSKKVAMVFWVRPLITTFEQQIGHDKYGVVTFPIMPDKPVVGSGASGYAVSANTKYPDLAAELVFYIVSREGQKVFMETGDSVPVRKSLINSDIWRSLPSKNFNQEAFVYHPEYDIPPLTCTLEDPSKGSEIEKAWQNAIESVLMGVSSPEAAAKQCQQEMNKVFGK, from the coding sequence ATGTCAAAACTTTTGAGAATTAATTTGATGGTTCTTATTGTTACTTTGTTGCTTTCTTTCACGCTGACTGGATGCAGCAACTCAACTAAAAATTCGGTTAAATCTAATGATCAGCGTATTACACTTCGCTTTGCAACTCTGGATGACCCTGGAATGAAAAAAGAAGTTGAAGCATTTGCAAAAGGATTTGAGGCAAAACACCCAAACGTTACTATACAATATGAACCTTATTCTGGAAATTATGAACAAAAAATTATTTTACAGGCATCTGCTGGTACGCTTGCTGATGTATGTTGGATTCCTGATGTTGATGTGGGGATGTTTGCGTCAAAGCATATTATACTTGATCTTGATAGCTATTTCAAAAAATTTGGAGTTTCTAAAGATGATTTCTTCCCTGCAATGCTTGAGACAGGACAATATAAAGGCAAACAGTATATGATACCGAGAGATTACAATCATGTAGTGACATTTTACAATAAAGAATTATTTACTGAAGCAGGTGTTCCTTTTCCTAAAAATGGATGGACATGGCAAGAGTTTTTAGATACTGCGAAAAAGCTTGTTAAAAAGCAAGGAAATAAGATTGTCCAATATGGATGCCAAGCTCAGTTGAACTGGCAGGCAGCAGCAATTCCTATGATAATGGGTTTAGGAGGAACTATTACTAAACCATATCCTGGTGGTAATTCTGCGGACTTTGATACTCCTGGAACAATAAATGCGCTTAAAACTTTTAAAAGCCTTGTAGATGAGGGAATATTTACTAATGATTATGTAAATGGTGAACCTGATTTTCTTTCAAAAAAAGTCGCTATGGTATTTTGGGTTAGGCCTTTAATTACAACATTTGAACAGCAAATAGGTCATGATAAATATGGTGTTGTTACATTTCCTATAATGCCTGACAAACCGGTTGTTGGGTCAGGTGCTAGCGGGTATGCTGTGAGTGCAAATACTAAGTATCCAGACTTAGCCGCAGAGCTAGTGTTTTATATAGTCTCTCGTGAAGGACAAAAAGTTTTTATGGAAACGGGAGATTCTGTACCTGTAAGAAAAAGTTTAATTAATAGTGATATATGGAGAAGTCTTCCTAGTAAGAATTTTAATCAAGAAGCATTTGTATATCATCCTGAATATGATATTCCTCCGCTTACATGTACGTTAGAGGATCCTTCAAAAGGTTCTGAGATTGAAAAAGCTTGGCAAAACGCTATAGAATCGGTATTGATGGGAGTTTCATCTCCAGAAGCCGCGGCTAAACAATGCCAGCAAGAGATGAACAAGGTATTTGGTAAATGA